A genomic region of Runella rosea contains the following coding sequences:
- a CDS encoding DEAD/DEAH box helicase, translating to MREHPNEYILENNTFATLTYSDLLKHSADFFDVGTRGFFDIDPQSIDLNVGVFTHPSTTLAFPTVSVSQLNNSIVISCGCQAHKKKLCEHQAQVLYNIIDRPYLRIFFDDNLRKTKMQQVAKEYGLEKEAELDDFFYVEYVHKSFEIKPKLKELLPLNKATNDYFREHLLPQKNLVLPGIVDEQSNSKMAIVFRKHKYYERFVVELFEGQVSRDGKLKNPFSPVDPLNLIWKTEKLDDAKFYTAISKFQQHFTTDKSASVLEALKVIVKNPLNLDVYSHEIGQSDNVTASSIVKVQMRKTALDVKLSVDQRKQFYEITGELVVNDKAYPLKNLTLKYDYFVHIGETLYLVSNPDMLRVIQFFKKSNPILLIHASKYDEFKETILAELEHQISIRYAYLRPATQKQLIEREAETSIEKIIYLSDRNNYVVLTPVVKYGSIEIPVSSRKQIYDTDPNGNVFQIERDEELEIQFTAVVVQQHPDFQEQLQEMDYFYLHKNRFLDEDWFLEAFQVWKNENITILGFNELTNNRLNQHKARVSISVVSGTDWFDTALEIKYGKQKASLKQLHKSIRNKSKFVQLDDGTMGILPDEWMKKIAAFFQAGEVEEEVLKIPKNNFTQIDQLFENESLSQEVKDELAFYSTKFSSLKNLKEIPVPPELNATLRDYQRQGLNWLNFLDEHNFGACLADDMGLGKTIQIIAFILSQRTKRPNTTNLIVVPTSLLFNWQDEVAKFAPSMRLFTHYGPNRLKSVGEFDRYEVILTTYGMVLSDIQFLKSCRFNYIFLDESQAIKNPESQRYKAVRMLQSRNKVVLTGTPIENNTFDIFGQLSFACPGLLGSKQYFKAIYSMPIDKFEDRKRSNELQKRIEPFILRRTKKQVATELPDKTEMVIYCEMGEEQRKVYDACEKELREYILGKTQDDLTRSSMHVLTGLTKLRQICNSPALLKDEEFKGNHSAKIEVLVEQIENKSSQHKILVFSQFVSMLDLIKKELEAKGIAFEYLTGQTKNRAAKVNEFQNNENVRVFLISLKAGGTGLNLTEADYVYLIDPWWNPSVENQAIDRSYRIGQTKNVIAVRLICPNTIEEKVVKLQESKTKLADNLLKSDESILKSFSRDDLLGLLG from the coding sequence ATGAGAGAACATCCCAACGAATATATCCTTGAAAACAACACCTTTGCCACTCTCACTTATTCAGACCTATTAAAACACAGCGCCGATTTCTTTGACGTGGGCACTAGGGGCTTTTTTGACATCGATCCCCAGAGCATTGACCTCAATGTAGGTGTGTTTACGCATCCGTCGACGACACTTGCTTTTCCTACCGTATCAGTCTCACAATTAAACAATTCCATTGTTATTTCGTGTGGCTGCCAAGCCCACAAAAAGAAATTGTGCGAGCACCAAGCGCAGGTTTTGTACAATATTATTGACCGTCCGTATCTGCGTATTTTTTTTGATGACAACTTGCGAAAAACCAAGATGCAGCAAGTAGCCAAGGAATATGGATTGGAAAAAGAAGCCGAGTTAGATGATTTTTTTTACGTTGAATACGTCCATAAATCGTTCGAAATCAAGCCAAAACTCAAAGAATTATTGCCCCTCAACAAAGCCACGAACGATTATTTTCGAGAACATTTATTACCGCAAAAAAACCTTGTCCTGCCAGGAATCGTCGATGAGCAATCCAACTCCAAAATGGCCATTGTGTTTCGGAAACACAAGTATTATGAACGGTTCGTGGTGGAGCTTTTTGAAGGTCAGGTAAGCCGCGACGGTAAACTTAAAAATCCCTTTAGCCCCGTAGACCCACTCAATCTTATCTGGAAAACCGAGAAGCTTGATGATGCAAAATTCTACACCGCTATTTCTAAATTTCAACAACATTTTACGACCGACAAATCGGCGTCGGTGCTGGAAGCCTTAAAAGTAATCGTCAAAAATCCGCTAAATCTGGACGTTTATTCCCACGAAATTGGCCAATCTGACAACGTTACGGCCAGCTCGATTGTGAAAGTTCAGATGCGAAAAACGGCACTTGACGTAAAATTATCGGTCGATCAACGCAAACAGTTTTACGAAATCACTGGCGAACTGGTCGTGAATGATAAGGCTTATCCGTTAAAAAACCTGACCCTGAAATACGATTATTTTGTCCACATCGGAGAAACGTTGTATTTGGTCAGCAACCCCGATATGCTCCGCGTGATTCAGTTTTTCAAAAAGAGCAACCCAATTTTACTCATTCATGCTTCCAAATATGATGAGTTTAAGGAGACCATTCTTGCCGAACTCGAACATCAAATCAGCATCCGATACGCCTACCTCCGCCCCGCCACTCAAAAGCAACTTATTGAACGTGAGGCCGAAACCAGCATTGAAAAAATCATTTATCTATCAGACCGCAACAATTACGTAGTGCTCACGCCCGTGGTCAAGTACGGCAGCATCGAGATTCCCGTTTCGTCCCGCAAACAAATTTATGATACAGACCCAAACGGCAACGTCTTTCAGATTGAGCGAGACGAGGAGCTGGAAATTCAATTTACGGCGGTAGTCGTGCAACAACATCCCGATTTCCAAGAGCAACTTCAGGAGATGGATTATTTCTATCTGCACAAAAATCGTTTCTTGGACGAGGATTGGTTTTTGGAGGCTTTTCAGGTGTGGAAAAATGAGAATATTACCATTTTAGGATTCAATGAATTAACCAACAACCGACTTAACCAGCACAAAGCGCGGGTTTCCATAAGTGTTGTGAGTGGTACAGATTGGTTTGACACAGCGCTGGAAATCAAGTACGGAAAGCAAAAAGCGTCGCTAAAACAATTACACAAATCCATTCGTAATAAAAGTAAGTTTGTACAACTCGACGACGGTACGATGGGTATTTTGCCCGACGAATGGATGAAGAAGATTGCCGCCTTTTTTCAGGCAGGCGAAGTGGAAGAAGAGGTCCTAAAAATTCCTAAGAACAATTTTACGCAAATTGACCAACTCTTTGAAAATGAATCCTTAAGCCAAGAAGTAAAAGATGAACTGGCTTTTTATTCGACAAAATTCTCCTCTCTCAAAAATCTAAAAGAAATACCAGTACCACCCGAGCTTAACGCCACCCTACGCGACTATCAGCGGCAGGGACTCAACTGGTTGAATTTTCTGGATGAGCATAATTTTGGCGCGTGCCTAGCCGACGACATGGGCCTGGGAAAAACCATCCAAATCATCGCTTTTATCCTTTCTCAACGCACCAAGCGCCCCAACACCACCAACCTGATTGTGGTGCCTACTTCGCTGCTTTTCAACTGGCAGGATGAGGTGGCCAAATTTGCGCCGTCTATGCGGTTATTTACGCATTATGGCCCCAACCGATTGAAATCTGTCGGTGAGTTTGACCGTTACGAAGTGATTTTGACGACCTACGGCATGGTGCTTTCCGATATTCAATTTCTGAAATCATGTCGATTCAATTACATTTTTTTGGACGAATCGCAGGCCATCAAAAACCCTGAATCACAGCGCTATAAAGCCGTCAGGATGCTCCAATCCCGTAATAAAGTAGTACTTACTGGTACGCCGATTGAAAACAACACATTTGATATTTTCGGGCAACTTTCTTTTGCTTGCCCAGGATTGCTAGGCAGCAAGCAATATTTTAAGGCCATTTATTCGATGCCCATCGACAAGTTTGAAGACCGCAAAAGGTCCAATGAACTGCAAAAACGAATTGAGCCGTTTATTCTGCGAAGAACCAAAAAACAGGTAGCCACCGAACTCCCCGACAAAACGGAAATGGTGATTTACTGCGAAATGGGCGAAGAGCAACGCAAGGTTTATGATGCCTGCGAGAAAGAATTGCGGGAATATATTTTGGGCAAAACCCAAGACGACCTCACCCGCAGTAGTATGCACGTGCTGACGGGACTGACCAAATTACGTCAGATTTGCAATTCGCCCGCGCTGCTAAAAGACGAAGAATTTAAGGGCAACCATTCCGCAAAAATTGAGGTGCTGGTTGAGCAGATTGAGAACAAATCGTCCCAACACAAAATCTTGGTATTTTCACAATTCGTATCCATGCTCGATTTGATAAAAAAAGAGCTTGAAGCCAAAGGTATTGCCTTCGAATACCTCACGGGACAAACTAAAAACCGCGCCGCCAAAGTAAACGAATTTCAGAACAACGAAAACGTGCGCGTGTTTCTCATCAGTTTGAAAGCGGGCGGTACGGGACTCAATTTAACCGAAGCTGATTACGTGTACCTCATCGACCCGTGGTGGAATCCTTCCGTGGAAAATCAGGCGATTGACCGCAGTTACCGCATCGGCCAAACCAAAAATGTCATTGCGGTACGGCTGATTTGCCCCAACACAATTGAAGAAAAAGTCGTGAAATTGCAGGAGTCAAAAACCAAGTTGGCAGACAACTTACTAAAATCCGATGAGTCCATCCTAAAATCATTTTCGAGAGATGATTTGCTGGGGTTATTGGGATAG
- a CDS encoding bestrophin family protein, translating to MHAGSHYNLKEFLLWTRREIYVLLVLAIVPTALYQYLNWHWLAVPWVPITLVGTAAAFIVGFKNTQTYNRLWEARQIWGAIVNTSRAWGIMVKDCVIVPDAPHDAKALHQQLIYRHVAWLTALRFQLREARLWENTNKSYNKEYRRFFSVPEKEQKLEDELRKYLSDHELAYVLSKKNRATHTISLQSKQLRELKQKGYIDPLNYVEMENLLVNLYEQQGKCERIKNFPYPRQFASINLFFVRLFVFMVPFGMLKEFEKLGEHMVWMTVPFSVLVSWVFSSMEKVGESTENPFEGGSNDVPITSLSRTIEIDLREMLDETDLPPAIQAVNNILM from the coding sequence ATGCACGCAGGAAGCCATTATAACCTTAAGGAATTTTTACTCTGGACACGCCGCGAAATTTATGTGTTACTGGTTTTAGCCATCGTCCCGACCGCTTTGTATCAATACCTCAACTGGCATTGGCTGGCGGTTCCGTGGGTGCCTATTACGCTGGTAGGCACGGCAGCGGCTTTTATTGTCGGTTTTAAAAATACTCAAACCTATAATCGTCTCTGGGAAGCCCGGCAAATTTGGGGAGCTATCGTCAATACCAGCCGGGCCTGGGGAATTATGGTGAAAGATTGCGTCATCGTCCCCGATGCTCCCCATGACGCCAAAGCCCTGCACCAACAGTTGATATACCGTCACGTGGCTTGGCTGACGGCCCTGCGTTTTCAATTGCGGGAAGCCCGGCTGTGGGAAAATACAAACAAGAGTTATAACAAAGAATACCGCCGTTTTTTTTCAGTTCCCGAAAAGGAACAAAAGCTCGAAGATGAACTCAGAAAGTACCTCTCAGATCACGAGTTGGCGTACGTACTCAGCAAGAAAAACCGCGCCACGCACACCATCAGCCTACAATCAAAGCAGTTGCGGGAATTGAAGCAAAAAGGCTACATCGACCCGCTGAATTACGTAGAAATGGAAAATCTTTTGGTGAACCTTTACGAACAACAAGGCAAATGTGAACGCATCAAAAACTTCCCCTATCCACGTCAATTTGCCTCCATCAACCTCTTCTTTGTGCGTCTTTTCGTTTTCATGGTTCCTTTTGGAATGTTGAAAGAATTTGAAAAGTTGGGCGAACACATGGTTTGGATGACCGTTCCTTTCAGTGTACTGGTATCGTGGGTATTTTCGAGCATGGAAAAAGTAGGAGAAAGCACCGAAAATCCGTTTGAAGGCGGATCCAATGATGTGCCTATTACATCTCTTAGCCGTACAATTGAAATAGACCTACGGGAAATGCTGGACGAAACCGATTTACCACCCGCGATTCAGGCAGTAAACAATATTTTAATGTAA
- a CDS encoding TMEM175 family protein → MPRFNTIAGQRVQRIEALSDGVFSIAMTLLVFNMKDPVSGMVISDGKLLTALYDTLPTLLTYFLSFMTLGIFWTGQSTQFHYIQKYDRNLSWISLFFLMFVSILPFTTGILSNHITNRLSIGIYWLNILALGTLLFAHWHYAYKHNCVNFPDNNGPVVNSALQNRVMTAQSLYTIAAALCFINTYVSIIAIILIQLNYALGLFNPKLSKL, encoded by the coding sequence ATGCCCCGTTTCAATACGATTGCTGGTCAAAGAGTACAACGCATTGAAGCCCTGAGCGACGGGGTTTTCTCAATCGCCATGACCCTTCTGGTTTTTAACATGAAAGACCCCGTCAGCGGTATGGTTATTTCTGACGGCAAACTCCTTACTGCACTCTACGATACCCTGCCCACGTTACTCACCTATTTTTTGAGTTTCATGACGCTCGGTATTTTTTGGACTGGTCAATCTACGCAGTTTCATTACATTCAAAAATACGACCGAAACCTCAGCTGGATTTCTCTGTTTTTTTTAATGTTTGTTTCAATATTACCCTTTACGACGGGGATTTTGAGCAATCACATCACCAACAGACTTTCAATCGGTATTTACTGGTTGAATATTTTAGCGCTGGGTACGCTACTGTTTGCGCATTGGCACTATGCCTACAAACACAATTGCGTCAATTTTCCAGACAACAATGGCCCAGTCGTCAACAGCGCCCTGCAAAATCGAGTCATGACGGCCCAAAGTCTATACACCATAGCAGCCGCTCTTTGTTTTATCAATACCTATGTAAGTATCATTGCTATCATTCTGATTCAATTAAACTACGCACTCGGCCTCTTTAACCCTAAATTATCCAAACTGTAA
- a CDS encoding adenylate/guanylate cyclase domain-containing protein, with protein MNKAKMLVVDDESDLELLIKQKFRRQIREGLYQFVFAPNGVEAFKLLQETPDIDLVLSDINMPLMDGLTLLSKVSELSPLIKVIMVSAYGDMDNIRTAMNRGAFDFVCKPVNFEDLELTVQKTLVHVQQLRDTLQAIKENNILRMYVDENVLSFMSRKEFESAIMVNETVEATVVFMDICGFTAITENADPDTVVHLINKYFDVMVKEIIAQGGHVDKFMGDAVMAVFRGEYHLDHAIESALAVRSHIAAIQENLLDHTTYMPRVAIGINSGEMISGNIGSVSLRRLDYTVIGDTVNVAQRFQSVAKPGQIVIGQDAYNKVKESFNCQPVGEVNLKNKANPLMIYEVLE; from the coding sequence ATGAATAAAGCCAAAATGCTCGTCGTAGATGACGAAAGCGATTTGGAATTGCTGATCAAACAAAAATTTAGACGACAAATCCGCGAAGGTCTCTACCAGTTTGTCTTTGCCCCCAACGGCGTGGAAGCCTTCAAACTTCTGCAAGAAACTCCCGACATAGATTTAGTACTGAGTGACATCAACATGCCCCTCATGGATGGGCTGACGCTATTGAGCAAAGTGAGCGAGTTGAGCCCGCTTATTAAAGTAATTATGGTTTCTGCCTATGGCGATATGGACAATATCCGCACCGCCATGAATCGAGGAGCGTTTGATTTTGTGTGTAAACCCGTCAATTTTGAAGATTTAGAGCTGACCGTTCAGAAAACCCTCGTTCACGTTCAGCAACTGCGCGATACCCTCCAGGCCATCAAAGAAAACAACATTCTGCGGATGTACGTGGATGAGAATGTGTTGAGTTTTATGAGCCGCAAAGAATTCGAATCGGCCATCATGGTCAACGAAACGGTAGAAGCAACGGTCGTTTTTATGGACATTTGTGGCTTTACGGCCATTACCGAAAACGCTGACCCCGATACTGTCGTGCACTTAATCAACAAATACTTTGACGTGATGGTCAAAGAAATCATTGCGCAGGGAGGTCACGTAGATAAATTTATGGGCGATGCTGTCATGGCTGTCTTTCGGGGCGAATACCACCTCGACCACGCCATCGAATCCGCCTTGGCCGTGCGTAGCCACATTGCGGCCATTCAGGAAAATCTACTCGATCACACCACCTACATGCCCCGCGTGGCCATCGGAATCAATTCTGGCGAAATGATTTCGGGAAATATCGGTTCGGTTTCGCTGCGGCGGCTCGACTATACGGTCATTGGCGATACCGTCAACGTAGCCCAGCGCTTTCAGTCGGTAGCCAAACCTGGTCAAATTGTGATTGGGCAAGACGCTTACAATAAAGTAAAAGAATCCTTCAACTGTCAGCCCGTGGGTGAAGTAAATCTAAAAAATAAAGCAAACCCGCTGATGATTTATGAAGTATTGGAATAA
- a CDS encoding response regulator: MKILVVDDEQDIKTLFEQRFRREIRSGELNFDFAHSGEEALSYLNDHFSEIVLILSDINMPGMSGIELLKRIRTERPSAPPMVMMITAYNDDENFNQAKKYGADDFLTKPIDFANLKQKLTLSL; the protein is encoded by the coding sequence ATGAAAATTTTGGTAGTTGACGACGAACAGGACATAAAAACGCTCTTTGAACAACGCTTTCGACGTGAAATAAGAAGCGGTGAATTAAATTTTGACTTTGCCCACTCTGGAGAAGAGGCTTTAAGCTATTTGAATGACCATTTTTCGGAAATTGTGTTGATTCTTTCCGACATCAATATGCCCGGCATGAGCGGAATCGAACTGTTGAAACGGATTCGGACGGAGCGCCCCAGTGCCCCTCCGATGGTGATGATGATCACCGCCTACAATGACGACGAGAATTTTAACCAAGCCAAAAAATACGGAGCCGATGATTTTTTAACCAAACCGATTGACTTCGCCAACCTTAAACAGAAACTTACCCTCTCATTATGA
- a CDS encoding iron-containing alcohol dehydrogenase yields MINFQYHNPVRIIFGKGQIAQLAKQIPTDATILITYGGGSIFKNGVYEQVKTALAGHKTVEFGGIEANPTYETLMKAVELGRAEKIDFLLAVGGGSVLDGTKFIAAAIPFTGNDPWQIVGNRAKITTALPLGAVLTLPATGSEMNYYAVISRKETHEKKGLGNPLVYPKFSILDPETTFSLPPRQIANGIADAFTHVMEQYMTYSVRAEMQDRMAEAVLLTLIDEGPKMMANPTDYDAAANVMWAATMALNGLLAAGVPTDWATHQIGHELTALHGIDHARTLAVVLPHLLEIKKDTKRDKLIQYGKRVWQLTGTDDEVVAGAIKKTAEFYESLGIPTKASAYPVTEETVQEIVKRFVERGMNFGERADITPEVVGEILELSLS; encoded by the coding sequence ATGATAAACTTTCAGTATCACAATCCGGTTCGAATCATTTTCGGAAAAGGTCAAATTGCACAATTAGCAAAGCAAATCCCCACCGATGCCACCATCTTGATTACTTATGGTGGGGGAAGTATTTTCAAAAACGGGGTATACGAGCAGGTAAAAACGGCGCTTGCTGGGCACAAAACCGTTGAGTTTGGGGGCATTGAGGCCAATCCTACCTACGAAACCCTGATGAAGGCGGTTGAATTGGGACGTGCCGAAAAGATTGATTTTCTGTTGGCCGTGGGCGGTGGCTCGGTGCTCGACGGTACAAAATTTATCGCAGCGGCCATTCCTTTTACGGGCAACGACCCTTGGCAAATTGTGGGTAATCGCGCTAAAATCACTACTGCGCTCCCGCTTGGTGCTGTTTTGACGCTCCCCGCTACCGGCTCGGAAATGAACTATTACGCGGTTATTAGCCGTAAAGAAACGCACGAGAAAAAGGGGTTAGGGAATCCATTGGTGTATCCTAAATTCTCTATTCTAGACCCCGAAACGACGTTTTCGTTGCCGCCGCGCCAAATTGCCAACGGCATTGCCGATGCCTTTACGCACGTGATGGAGCAATACATGACCTACTCCGTACGGGCCGAAATGCAAGATCGGATGGCCGAAGCCGTGCTGCTGACGCTGATTGACGAAGGCCCAAAAATGATGGCTAACCCGACCGATTATGACGCCGCTGCCAACGTAATGTGGGCCGCGACGATGGCTCTCAATGGCTTGCTTGCAGCGGGAGTGCCTACCGACTGGGCTACGCACCAGATTGGACATGAGCTAACGGCCCTGCACGGCATCGACCATGCACGCACTTTGGCGGTGGTGTTGCCGCATTTATTGGAAATTAAAAAAGATACCAAAAGGGACAAACTCATTCAGTATGGCAAACGCGTATGGCAATTGACTGGTACCGACGATGAAGTAGTAGCAGGAGCCATCAAAAAAACGGCCGAATTTTATGAATCATTGGGTATTCCGACCAAAGCAAGTGCGTATCCAGTCACCGAAGAGACCGTGCAGGAAATCGTAAAACGATTTGTGGAGCGGGGAATGAACTTTGGCGAGCGCGCCGATATTACACCCGAAGTGGTCGGTGAGATTCTGGAACTTAGCTTGAGCTAG
- a CDS encoding DUF6544 family protein: MRYLFALILLVHGLIHLMGFVKAFKLAEISQLTQVISKPIGVFWLMVAVLFVLATTLLILQKETWWMAAAPAVILSQALVFTNWQEAKFGTIANVIILGGVVLSFADWSFNTMVKKELQAFGPATLPAPQLVMPERVKTLPSVVQKWLYRSNVVGKEDVHVVNLKQKGEMKTKPDGNWIPFEAEQYNTVIQPGFIWKTRIQIMPLVTILGRDKYENGRGNMLIKVLGLYPIADSKGPATDQGTLLRNLGEICWFPSAALRDYIQWEQLDSLSAKATMSYGEVTASGVFRFNSDGDLVSFEAKRYYDRKEGATLEDWLVTIKGYKEFYGVRIGYQSEVTWKLKTGDYTWLKLEVTDIRYNNPRI, translated from the coding sequence ATGAGGTACCTTTTTGCGCTTATACTTCTTGTTCATGGCCTAATTCATTTGATGGGCTTTGTGAAAGCGTTTAAGTTAGCTGAAATCAGTCAGTTAACGCAAGTTATTTCGAAGCCTATTGGGGTGTTTTGGCTAATGGTAGCGGTGCTGTTTGTTCTTGCGACGACATTGTTGATTCTTCAAAAAGAAACGTGGTGGATGGCGGCCGCTCCTGCGGTTATTCTGTCGCAAGCACTCGTCTTTACAAATTGGCAAGAGGCAAAATTTGGGACAATTGCCAACGTAATTATCCTTGGTGGTGTAGTTTTGAGCTTTGCTGATTGGAGTTTCAATACGATGGTAAAGAAAGAGCTACAGGCATTTGGGCCAGCAACATTGCCTGCTCCGCAATTGGTAATGCCAGAAAGAGTCAAAACGCTGCCATCTGTGGTACAAAAATGGTTGTATCGTTCTAACGTAGTAGGGAAAGAAGATGTGCACGTGGTGAATTTGAAACAAAAAGGCGAGATGAAAACCAAGCCTGACGGCAATTGGATTCCGTTTGAGGCTGAGCAATACAACACGGTCATACAGCCAGGGTTTATCTGGAAAACGCGGATTCAAATCATGCCTTTGGTGACGATTCTGGGCCGTGATAAATACGAAAATGGCCGAGGAAATATGCTCATCAAAGTGCTGGGACTGTACCCGATAGCTGATTCGAAAGGGCCCGCCACTGACCAAGGGACTTTACTGCGTAATTTGGGCGAAATTTGCTGGTTTCCTTCGGCGGCGTTGCGCGATTACATCCAATGGGAGCAGCTAGATTCTCTTTCGGCCAAAGCAACCATGAGCTACGGTGAGGTGACCGCGTCGGGAGTTTTTCGTTTTAACTCCGACGGCGATTTGGTTAGTTTTGAAGCAAAACGCTATTACGACCGTAAAGAAGGCGCAACTTTGGAAGATTGGCTCGTCACTATAAAGGGCTACAAAGAATTTTACGGTGTGCGCATCGGTTACCAAAGTGAGGTGACCTGGAAATTGAAAACGGGCGATTATACGTGGTTGAAGTTGGAAGTGACAGACATCCGATACAACAACCCGCGTATCTAA
- the fucP gene encoding L-fucose:H+ symporter permease: MKKAPLLTSKYVPTYVFVTSLFLLWGIAITMGDLLNRRFQTVLNVSLADSGLVQFSIFGAYFVMGIPAGMFMKRYGYKNGVILGLALYAIGAFMFYPAAEAQSFDFFRLALFILACGLATLETVAHPFSAALGHEDTSEQRINLSQTFNGVGAIIGPVLGSYIILRNVPTGDVTVDLAPVKYLYIAIGLVVTTVAVAFSFIKVPPLTSESSEDEGGSAGPKKGLFQHRHFIWAAIAQFFNVAAQGATWAFFINYAVKYIPDMTDEKAGYYFSFSMVLLLAGRAVGTFLMRFIKPNILLAIFAGANIVMCLIISQTWGWASFIALMMLNFFMSIMFPTIFGLGLRNLGEHKQRASSFIVMGVVGGAVFPPIMGKVADIDVAQSYLTPIICYAVILLFGLVFSKPKN; encoded by the coding sequence ATGAAAAAAGCCCCTTTACTAACCTCCAAATACGTCCCAACCTACGTTTTCGTGACAAGCCTCTTCTTACTTTGGGGGATTGCCATCACGATGGGAGATTTGTTAAACCGTCGTTTTCAAACCGTTTTGAATGTATCGCTGGCCGATTCAGGTTTGGTCCAGTTTTCCATCTTCGGAGCTTATTTCGTCATGGGTATTCCTGCGGGGATGTTCATGAAAAGATACGGCTATAAAAACGGCGTTATTTTAGGCTTGGCGCTGTACGCCATCGGTGCTTTTATGTTTTATCCCGCCGCCGAAGCCCAATCTTTTGATTTCTTTCGATTGGCCCTATTTATTCTGGCCTGTGGTTTAGCCACGCTCGAAACCGTCGCTCACCCTTTTTCGGCAGCTCTCGGCCACGAAGATACTTCCGAGCAACGCATCAACCTTTCACAAACCTTCAACGGGGTAGGCGCCATCATTGGGCCAGTGTTGGGTTCATACATCATCTTACGCAATGTTCCTACGGGCGACGTAACCGTCGACTTGGCACCCGTCAAATACCTTTATATCGCCATCGGTCTGGTTGTTACCACCGTGGCTGTGGCTTTCTCATTCATCAAAGTACCGCCCCTTACGTCTGAGAGTTCAGAAGACGAAGGTGGTAGCGCTGGGCCAAAAAAAGGTCTATTTCAACACCGTCACTTTATTTGGGCCGCCATTGCGCAGTTTTTCAACGTGGCAGCCCAAGGCGCTACGTGGGCTTTCTTTATCAACTATGCCGTCAAATACATCCCTGACATGACCGACGAAAAGGCGGGGTATTATTTCTCTTTCAGCATGGTGCTTTTGTTGGCAGGTCGTGCGGTAGGTACGTTTTTGATGCGGTTTATTAAGCCCAACATTCTGTTGGCCATCTTTGCGGGGGCCAATATTGTGATGTGTTTAATCATCTCTCAAACCTGGGGATGGGCCTCCTTTATTGCCCTGATGATGCTCAACTTTTTCATGAGTATCATGTTTCCAACCATCTTCGGGTTGGGGCTGCGCAACTTGGGTGAGCACAAACAGCGCGCCTCTTCGTTTATCGTGATGGGCGTAGTAGGTGGCGCGGTTTTCCCTCCTATCATGGGAAAAGTAGCCGACATTGACGTGGCACAATCTTACCTCACTCCGATTATCTGTTATGCAGTGATTTTGTTGTTTGGCTTGGTGTTTTCTAAGCCAAAGAATTAA
- a CDS encoding SDR family oxidoreductase, translating to MNLNLREKVIIVTGGAKGIGEAIARTLAIEEAIPVIIGRSAADNQAVIEKIEALGGITYGIEAELTNPAECEKAIRLTVERFGRIDGLVNNAGVNDGVGLENGSYEAFMASLHKNVVHYYLLAQHALPYLIKTRGPIVNISSKVAETGQGNTSAYAASNGARNALTREWAVELLKYGIRVNAVIVAESWTPLYEKWIQTLPNPEETLNEINSRIPLGNRMTTTDEIAQTVVFLLSNKSSHTTGQLIHVDGGYVHLDRSIIKHQ from the coding sequence GTGAATCTGAACCTTAGAGAAAAAGTAATCATTGTGACGGGCGGAGCCAAAGGAATCGGCGAAGCCATTGCCCGCACCTTAGCCATCGAAGAAGCCATTCCCGTCATCATCGGGCGCAGCGCGGCCGACAATCAGGCCGTAATCGAAAAAATCGAAGCCCTGGGCGGCATTACGTACGGCATCGAGGCCGAACTCACCAACCCCGCTGAGTGCGAGAAAGCCATCCGCCTCACAGTAGAGCGCTTTGGCCGCATTGATGGATTGGTCAACAACGCTGGCGTCAACGACGGCGTGGGACTCGAAAACGGCAGCTATGAAGCCTTTATGGCATCATTGCACAAAAATGTGGTGCATTATTATCTCCTCGCCCAACACGCCCTGCCGTACCTCATCAAAACCAGAGGCCCGATTGTGAACATCAGCTCCAAAGTAGCCGAAACGGGACAAGGAAACACATCGGCCTACGCGGCTTCCAACGGCGCCCGCAACGCCCTGACCCGCGAGTGGGCCGTCGAATTGCTCAAATACGGCATCCGTGTCAATGCCGTGATTGTGGCCGAGTCGTGGACGCCATTGTACGAAAAATGGATTCAAACCCTGCCCAATCCCGAAGAAACCCTCAATGAAATCAACAGCCGGATTCCGCTCGGCAACCGCATGACCACTACCGATGAGATTGCACAAACGGTGGTATTTTTGCTTTCCAATAAATCAAGCCACACCACGGGCCAATTGATTCACGTGGACGGTGGCTATGTGCATCTGGACCGGTCAATCATTAAGCATCAGTAG